The proteins below are encoded in one region of Micromonospora pisi:
- a CDS encoding DUF4391 domain-containing protein — protein sequence MVEPVEAKPALFRWPPVAAFGRTVPKTKFYEHGKVRTALREKFIEDVHRITWAYKLAEGTIRLRGTAAVPEIQVFAVETKGADVPDDVLSAIDKTIHFPVIFEVASGGRVRTVAAQKSLSGKSPTVGTYFTTDWQLVDAPRRQLPTALDLPSLYEAILSALLPVDRRAGETVSEAIERLGRARKLQREIAGLARKLRAEPQLNRKIEVRRQINERTTALTSFTDPAPSNEE from the coding sequence ATGGTTGAGCCTGTCGAGGCCAAGCCGGCTCTATTCCGGTGGCCACCAGTTGCAGCCTTCGGCCGCACCGTGCCGAAGACGAAGTTCTACGAGCATGGCAAGGTCCGCACCGCCCTGCGCGAGAAGTTCATCGAAGATGTCCATCGCATCACCTGGGCGTACAAGCTCGCCGAGGGCACTATCCGCCTGCGCGGTACGGCCGCTGTCCCGGAGATCCAGGTTTTCGCTGTGGAGACTAAGGGCGCGGATGTGCCGGACGATGTTCTTAGCGCGATTGACAAGACGATCCATTTCCCAGTCATCTTTGAAGTCGCCAGCGGTGGCCGGGTGCGAACGGTCGCCGCCCAGAAGTCTCTCAGCGGCAAGAGCCCGACTGTCGGCACGTACTTCACCACCGACTGGCAGTTGGTCGACGCCCCGCGTCGCCAGCTGCCCACCGCGCTCGACCTGCCGAGCCTGTACGAGGCTATCCTCAGCGCGCTGTTGCCGGTGGACAGGCGCGCCGGGGAGACAGTGTCGGAGGCCATCGAGAGACTGGGTCGCGCGCGCAAGCTCCAGCGTGAGATTGCCGGGCTGGCACGGAAGTTGCGTGCCGAGCCACAACTCAACCGCAAGATCGAAGTGCGCCGGCAGATCAACGAACGGACCACGGCGTTGACTTCGTTCACCGATCCCGCGCCGAGCAACGAGGAATGA
- a CDS encoding helicase-related protein → MRIIDNLNELLGDDLKASIGRGSKLRIAASTFSIFAFEALKHELQSIKELEFIFTAPSFTATKITDKPALEKRQFFIPNDKSRDAALYGSEFEIRLRNKLTQRAIARECAEWVRQKVKFRSNCTGAPMQSFALIDDSAAYAPLQGFTTADLGYEPGPAVSNMVHKIEDASFTRQYVQLFDQIWHNTEKLDDVTEAVQDHIASVYAENSPQRVYFLILYNLFSEFLEGINEDVLPNDLTGYQNTEAWRALYNFQKDAATGVINKLETYNGCILADSVGLGKTFTALAVIKYYELRNKTVLVLAPKKLADNWTTYNSNYTTNIFAKDRFNYDVLAHTDLSRDGGESLGKRLDLVNWGNYDLVVIDESHNFRNADYVQERETRYQRLMRKVIREGVKTKLLMLSATPVNNRFNDLRNQLALAYEGDSAQLAAKLNIEVSIEEVFRQAQRVFNEWSDLPPDDRTTEAILARLDFDFFELLDAVTIARSRKHIQAFYDTTDIGAFPERLKPVSLRPPLTDLTDTPTFNEIFEQLQLLTLAVYTPLAYVFPSRRDKYEQLYGASSGQNYMGGQTANLGAASREQGIRKLMTVNLLKRLESSVEAFRLTLNRLEGTVTEAIEAIDNHAANIGNIVSSFVDADDDDFEFPTSGTVGRKVQIELTDMDVESWSRDLVSDGRVIRQLLASISGITPEHDSKLGALRDLIASKFAQPLNPGNRKVLIFSAFADTAEYLYANLAPALKHQGHDSAIVTGQRNPSTTVGKGYGFQQALTLFSPRSKQRHLVMPRESGEIDVLIGTDCISEGQNLQDCDFLVNYDIHWNPVRIIQRFGRIDRIGSTNDRIQLVNFWPDISLDEYINLKERVESRMVIADLAATADDNVLTQETSDAAFRKEQLRKLQDEVIELEDVRTGVSITDLGLNDFRMDLLGYTKEYGDLAGTPKGLHAVVPADRDKGLKPGALFVLRNINADERLNRGNRLHPYYLVYLDDRGQVIADHTEVKHLLDLIRAGCRHRDQPAWEVCRIFNAVTRDGADMGHYSHLLTEAIRSMIDVTDERDVDSLFSPGHTTALVQTIAGLDDFELIAFLAIVEEPADG, encoded by the coding sequence GTGCGCATCATCGATAACCTCAACGAGCTCCTCGGTGATGATTTGAAGGCGTCAATTGGGCGTGGCTCGAAGCTCCGCATCGCAGCTAGCACGTTCTCAATCTTCGCGTTCGAGGCGCTGAAGCATGAGCTGCAGTCGATCAAGGAGCTGGAGTTTATTTTCACCGCGCCGTCCTTTACGGCCACGAAGATTACCGATAAGCCTGCGCTGGAGAAGCGGCAATTCTTCATCCCGAACGACAAGAGCCGGGATGCTGCGCTGTATGGCAGTGAGTTCGAGATTCGTCTGCGCAACAAACTGACTCAGCGGGCCATCGCGCGCGAGTGCGCGGAGTGGGTCCGGCAGAAAGTCAAATTCCGCTCGAACTGCACCGGCGCACCCATGCAGTCATTTGCGCTGATCGACGACTCCGCCGCGTATGCCCCCCTTCAGGGGTTCACGACCGCTGACCTTGGTTACGAGCCCGGGCCTGCTGTCTCAAACATGGTGCACAAGATCGAAGACGCGTCGTTCACGCGTCAATACGTCCAGCTCTTCGATCAGATCTGGCACAACACTGAAAAGCTTGATGACGTTACGGAGGCGGTGCAGGACCACATCGCCAGCGTATATGCGGAAAACTCGCCGCAGCGAGTGTATTTTTTGATCCTCTACAACCTGTTCAGCGAGTTCCTCGAAGGCATCAACGAAGATGTGCTCCCCAACGACCTGACGGGCTACCAGAACACCGAGGCCTGGAGGGCGTTGTACAACTTCCAAAAAGACGCGGCGACCGGCGTGATCAACAAACTGGAGACCTACAACGGCTGCATCCTGGCCGACAGCGTGGGCTTGGGGAAGACGTTCACGGCGCTGGCCGTGATCAAGTATTACGAGCTGCGCAACAAGACCGTGCTCGTGCTGGCGCCGAAGAAGCTCGCCGACAACTGGACAACCTACAACAGTAACTACACGACTAACATCTTCGCGAAAGACCGATTCAACTACGACGTGCTCGCCCACACCGATCTGTCCCGAGACGGCGGCGAGTCGCTGGGCAAGCGGCTGGACCTTGTCAACTGGGGCAACTACGACCTCGTCGTGATCGACGAGTCGCACAACTTCCGCAACGCCGACTACGTCCAGGAGCGCGAAACCCGATACCAGAGGCTGATGCGCAAGGTCATCCGCGAGGGCGTGAAGACCAAGTTGCTGATGCTATCGGCGACGCCCGTGAACAACCGCTTCAACGACCTACGCAACCAGCTCGCGCTGGCCTACGAGGGCGACTCGGCGCAGCTCGCGGCGAAGCTGAACATCGAGGTCTCCATCGAGGAGGTGTTCCGGCAGGCGCAGCGCGTCTTCAATGAATGGAGCGACCTGCCGCCGGATGACCGCACGACCGAGGCGATCCTGGCCAGGCTCGACTTCGACTTCTTCGAGCTGCTCGACGCAGTTACCATTGCCCGCTCCCGCAAGCACATTCAGGCGTTCTACGACACCACCGACATCGGTGCGTTCCCCGAGCGGCTCAAGCCGGTCTCGCTGCGCCCGCCGCTGACCGACCTGACGGACACGCCGACGTTCAACGAGATCTTCGAGCAGCTCCAGCTTCTCACCCTCGCCGTGTACACGCCGCTGGCATATGTGTTCCCGAGCCGGCGCGACAAGTACGAGCAGCTCTACGGGGCAAGCTCGGGACAGAACTACATGGGCGGGCAGACCGCGAACCTCGGCGCCGCCAGCCGCGAGCAGGGCATCCGCAAACTCATGACGGTGAACCTCCTCAAGCGGTTGGAGTCCAGCGTCGAGGCGTTCCGCCTCACCCTGAACCGGCTGGAGGGCACAGTCACCGAGGCGATCGAGGCCATTGACAACCACGCGGCGAACATCGGTAACATCGTCTCTTCTTTCGTCGACGCCGACGATGACGACTTCGAGTTCCCCACCAGCGGAACGGTCGGCCGCAAGGTGCAGATCGAACTGACCGACATGGATGTCGAGTCGTGGAGCCGTGACCTTGTCAGCGACGGCAGGGTCATCCGGCAGCTCTTAGCCTCAATTAGCGGCATCACCCCCGAGCACGACTCGAAGCTCGGCGCGCTGCGCGATCTGATCGCGAGCAAATTCGCCCAGCCGCTGAACCCCGGCAACCGCAAGGTGCTGATCTTCTCCGCGTTCGCCGACACCGCCGAGTACCTCTACGCGAACCTCGCCCCGGCCCTCAAGCATCAAGGCCACGACTCCGCGATTGTCACCGGCCAACGCAATCCGTCCACCACGGTCGGAAAGGGCTACGGCTTCCAGCAGGCTCTGACCCTGTTCTCGCCAAGGTCGAAGCAGCGTCACCTCGTCATGCCGCGAGAGAGCGGCGAGATCGACGTGCTCATCGGCACCGACTGCATCAGTGAGGGCCAGAACCTCCAGGATTGTGATTTCTTGGTCAACTACGACATACACTGGAATCCGGTTCGGATTATCCAGCGATTCGGCCGCATCGATCGCATCGGTTCGACCAATGACCGCATCCAGCTCGTGAACTTCTGGCCAGACATCTCGCTGGACGAGTACATCAACCTCAAGGAGCGCGTCGAGAGCCGGATGGTCATCGCCGACCTCGCCGCGACTGCCGACGACAACGTGCTCACCCAGGAGACGAGCGACGCAGCGTTTCGGAAAGAGCAGCTTCGCAAGCTCCAGGACGAGGTGATCGAACTCGAAGACGTCCGCACCGGGGTTTCGATCACCGACCTAGGCTTGAACGACTTCCGCATGGACCTGCTCGGGTACACCAAGGAGTACGGCGACTTGGCCGGCACCCCGAAGGGTCTGCACGCTGTCGTACCCGCGGACCGCGACAAAGGGCTGAAACCTGGTGCGCTCTTCGTGCTGCGCAACATCAACGCCGATGAGCGGCTCAACCGAGGCAACCGCCTGCACCCTTACTATCTCGTCTATCTCGACGACCGGGGGCAGGTCATAGCCGATCACACCGAGGTCAAGCACCTGCTCGACCTTATCCGGGCCGGATGCCGCCACCGTGACCAACCCGCTTGGGAGGTATGCCGCATCTTCAACGCGGTGACGCGCGACGGCGCTGATATGGGCCACTACAGCCATCTGCTCACGGAGGCGATCCGCTCCATGATTGATGTCACCGACGAACGTGATGTCGACAGTCTCTTCAGCCCCGGACACACCACCGCCCTTGTGCAGACCATCGCGGGGCTCGACGACTTCGAGCTGATCGCCTTCCTCGCCATCGTCGAGGAGCCCGCCGATGGTTGA
- a CDS encoding site-specific DNA-methyltransferase produces MDKLKMHSPDLSQHNIDAIAELFPTVVIETVDAEGNPRRAVDLDALRQELSDHVVEGPQERYQLDWPGKRAAAFAANAPIAKTLRPVREESVDFDTTKNLFIEGDNLEALKLLQESYLGKVNLIYIDPPYNTGNDFVYEDDLAESSADYLARSGQKSETGDRLVANTEANGRFHSDWLSMMYSRLKLARGLLTDDGVMIVAISDHEHANLRLLLDQVLGSENFIANVTWQGSGKNDARYTAGGVDYMLIYARNERLLRSLDTRWKEPKPGINQVEAVGRRAWEQSGGDPAKATTIFRSGVRAIRADLEPAVFRYDQIDDEGRVFQADNMTSPNPRPNLMYELTHPETGKAVPTPTNGWRYSRETIDELMAQGRVLFGPDETTSPRLKRFLAEQSDRVPYPTFTQARMPGSKKLEDLLGADVFDYPKDTAVLARWIGAITRDNPDAVVLDFFAGSGSTGHAVMEINAADGGHRRYLLVQLDEAVDHPDYGSIADIARERLRRAGAQVKQGGGFLGSDLDVGFRSLRVATTNMADTRTTADDLVQYALTEAVGSVKPGRTDEDLLFQVLLDWGLDLAEPITVEEVAGRRVFSVAEDALIAYLSGEVTDAVVQEIAKRHPLRAVFLDAGFASDAARINAEQIFREVSPETEVRAI; encoded by the coding sequence GTGGACAAGCTCAAGATGCACTCGCCGGACCTTTCTCAGCACAATATCGACGCGATCGCCGAGTTGTTTCCTACTGTCGTCATCGAGACCGTTGACGCGGAGGGCAACCCACGCCGCGCGGTGGACCTCGACGCGCTCCGCCAGGAACTCTCCGACCACGTCGTCGAGGGTCCGCAGGAGCGCTACCAGCTGGACTGGCCCGGCAAACGAGCCGCCGCGTTCGCCGCCAACGCTCCGATTGCCAAGACGCTGCGCCCTGTGCGTGAGGAGTCGGTCGACTTTGACACGACAAAGAACCTTTTCATCGAGGGTGACAACTTGGAGGCGCTCAAGCTGCTCCAGGAGTCCTACCTCGGCAAGGTCAATCTGATCTACATCGACCCGCCCTACAACACCGGTAACGACTTCGTCTACGAAGACGACCTCGCCGAGTCGAGTGCCGACTACCTCGCGCGCTCGGGCCAGAAGTCAGAGACCGGCGACCGCCTCGTCGCGAACACCGAGGCGAACGGCCGGTTCCACTCCGACTGGCTGAGCATGATGTACTCCCGGCTGAAGCTGGCGCGTGGCTTGCTGACCGACGACGGGGTCATGATCGTTGCCATCAGCGACCACGAGCATGCGAACCTCCGCCTGCTTCTCGACCAGGTGCTCGGGTCGGAGAACTTCATCGCGAATGTGACGTGGCAGGGCAGTGGGAAGAACGACGCGCGCTACACAGCGGGTGGCGTGGACTACATGCTCATTTATGCCAGGAACGAGCGTTTGCTTCGTTCTCTCGACACTCGCTGGAAAGAACCCAAGCCTGGGATTAACCAAGTCGAAGCGGTCGGGCGCCGTGCCTGGGAGCAGTCGGGGGGTGACCCCGCGAAGGCGACCACCATCTTCCGCAGCGGAGTTAGGGCGATTAGGGCTGATTTAGAGCCAGCGGTGTTCCGGTACGACCAGATCGACGACGAAGGTCGGGTCTTCCAGGCGGATAACATGACAAGCCCAAACCCTCGCCCCAACCTCATGTACGAGTTGACGCATCCGGAGACCGGAAAGGCCGTCCCGACGCCGACAAACGGCTGGCGCTACTCGCGGGAGACGATAGACGAACTAATGGCTCAAGGCCGTGTCCTCTTCGGGCCTGACGAGACAACCTCGCCGCGTCTTAAGAGGTTTCTAGCGGAGCAAAGCGATCGCGTTCCGTACCCGACCTTCACGCAGGCACGCATGCCGGGTTCCAAGAAGCTCGAGGACCTTCTGGGCGCCGATGTTTTCGACTATCCGAAGGACACCGCTGTTCTGGCCCGTTGGATCGGCGCGATCACCCGAGATAATCCGGATGCAGTCGTCCTCGACTTCTTCGCCGGCTCCGGTTCGACTGGCCATGCAGTCATGGAGATTAACGCGGCGGATGGCGGGCATCGCCGATACCTCCTCGTGCAGCTCGATGAGGCGGTTGACCACCCTGACTACGGCTCCATCGCCGACATCGCCCGTGAGCGCCTCCGACGCGCCGGTGCGCAGGTAAAGCAGGGGGGAGGGTTCTTGGGGTCCGACCTCGACGTCGGCTTTCGGTCCCTGCGCGTTGCCACAACCAACATGGCTGACACGCGCACGACCGCGGACGACCTGGTGCAGTACGCGCTGACCGAGGCCGTCGGCAGCGTGAAGCCCGGCCGCACCGACGAAGACCTTCTCTTCCAAGTACTCCTCGATTGGGGGCTCGACCTCGCCGAGCCGATTACGGTCGAAGAGGTCGCAGGGCGACGTGTGTTTTCCGTCGCCGAAGACGCTCTGATTGCATATCTTTCGGGCGAGGTGACCGACGCCGTCGTGCAGGAGATCGCCAAACGCCACCCACTCCGCGCCGTGTTCCTGGACGCAGGATTCGCAAGCGATGCCGCGCGCATCAACGCTGAGCAGATTTTCCGCGAAGTTTCACCCGAGACCGAGGTAAGGGCGATCTGA
- a CDS encoding DUF7662 domain-containing protein, which produces MSGKYHPLTAALSAASARGQQDVELDFDAIADLIAGLPPSAGLRQWWANTDHPQARAWRAAGYRVQQVHLDRRRVRFSRLPASAASRHDITPPQAHSAAVAGPPAVVGSPVDVRVRLRWTDAGSVVLDGTGKPAFPRAAASHGLYRLIFSGPGTRIYIGESENLHRRLSNNYRNPGPSQQTSLRINALLREHLTAGGTVSLAVATAATVVVDEQERPLDLTFKAGRLLAESAALVAARMAGDAQIVNLG; this is translated from the coding sequence ATGTCAGGGAAGTACCATCCGCTGACCGCGGCTTTGAGTGCGGCGTCCGCACGGGGCCAGCAGGACGTCGAGCTCGACTTCGACGCGATCGCGGACCTGATCGCAGGCCTGCCACCCTCGGCCGGCCTGCGGCAGTGGTGGGCGAACACCGACCACCCGCAGGCCCGCGCCTGGCGTGCCGCGGGCTACCGGGTGCAGCAGGTCCACCTCGACCGGCGCCGGGTCCGCTTCAGCCGGCTACCAGCGTCGGCCGCCAGCCGGCACGACATCACGCCGCCTCAGGCCCACTCGGCCGCTGTGGCGGGGCCGCCGGCCGTGGTCGGGTCACCGGTCGACGTCCGGGTCCGACTGCGATGGACCGACGCGGGCAGCGTGGTGCTCGACGGTACCGGGAAACCGGCCTTCCCTCGTGCGGCCGCCTCGCACGGCCTCTACCGGCTCATCTTCAGCGGTCCCGGAACCCGGATCTACATCGGCGAGAGTGAGAACCTGCATCGCCGGCTGTCTAACAACTATCGCAACCCCGGGCCCAGCCAGCAGACGAGCCTGCGGATCAACGCCCTGCTGCGCGAACACCTCACCGCAGGCGGGACCGTCTCGCTGGCCGTGGCGACGGCCGCCACCGTGGTGGTCGACGAGCAGGAGCGGCCCCTGGATCTGACGTTCAAGGCGGGCCGGTTGCTGGCCGAGAGTGCCGCCCTCGTTGCGGCCAGGATGGCCGGCGACGCGCAGATCGTAAACCTCGGATGA
- a CDS encoding IS630 family transposase: MAEPVRVRRLSDQEGQKLQRLVRRGTGSTVRLRRALVVLASAGGNSVPVIARLVQADEDSVRQVIHRFNQMGMPSLDPQWAGGRPRRINETDEQFIVATANTRPTALRQPFTRWSIRKLADYLADNPERRVQIGRERLRQLLRKHEITFQRTKTWKESNDPHREAKLARIEHIMENFPQRCFAFDEFGPLTIRPQAGSDWHPKNHPHRLPANYHKLHGVRQFHGCYSIGDDTMWGAVRERKSAANTLSALRSIRAARPDGAPIYVILDNLSAHKGHKIRAWATRNKVELCFTPTYASWANPIEAHFGPLRTFVIAGSDHQNHIALRHHLHQYLSWRNANARHPDVLAAQRRERARVRSERQHRWGHPTTKAA; encoded by the coding sequence GTGGCAGAACCTGTTCGAGTACGCCGATTAAGTGATCAAGAAGGCCAGAAGCTGCAACGCCTGGTCCGTCGCGGGACCGGGTCAACGGTCCGGCTACGCAGGGCGCTGGTCGTACTGGCCTCGGCCGGCGGCAACAGCGTGCCGGTGATCGCCCGCCTGGTCCAGGCCGACGAGGACTCCGTCCGGCAGGTCATCCACCGGTTCAACCAGATGGGCATGCCCAGCCTGGACCCTCAGTGGGCGGGTGGCCGTCCCCGCCGGATCAATGAGACCGACGAGCAGTTCATCGTCGCGACGGCCAACACCCGCCCGACCGCGCTGCGGCAACCGTTCACCCGCTGGAGCATCCGGAAACTCGCCGACTACCTCGCCGACAACCCCGAGCGGAGGGTGCAGATCGGCCGTGAGCGGCTGCGGCAGCTCCTACGCAAACACGAGATCACCTTCCAACGGACGAAGACCTGGAAAGAGTCGAACGACCCGCACCGAGAGGCGAAACTCGCCCGCATCGAACACATCATGGAAAACTTCCCGCAGCGCTGCTTCGCATTCGACGAGTTCGGGCCGTTGACGATCCGCCCGCAGGCAGGCTCCGACTGGCATCCCAAGAACCACCCTCACCGGCTACCGGCGAACTATCACAAGCTGCACGGCGTCCGGCAGTTCCACGGCTGCTACTCCATCGGTGACGACACCATGTGGGGCGCCGTGCGCGAACGGAAGTCCGCGGCCAACACCCTGTCCGCGCTCAGGTCGATCCGCGCCGCCAGACCGGATGGCGCACCGATCTACGTCATCCTCGACAACCTGTCCGCGCACAAAGGCCACAAGATCCGAGCCTGGGCCACCCGCAACAAGGTCGAGTTGTGCTTCACCCCGACCTACGCATCCTGGGCCAACCCGATCGAAGCCCACTTCGGGCCGCTACGAACGTTCGTGATCGCCGGATCCGACCACCAAAACCACATCGCGCTGCGCCACCACCTGCACCAATACCTGAGCTGGCGCAACGCCAACGCCCGCCACCCCGACGTCCTCGCCGCCCAACGCCGCGAACGCGCACGCGTCCGCAGCGAACGCCAACACCGCTGGGGCCACCCGACCACGAAAGCCGCCTAA
- a CDS encoding type III restriction-modification system endonuclease: MKLQFKVQPYQTEAVDAVVDVFTGQPYADGVKYRIDPGTDAAQTLLEDAGLRNAEIVLTPPQILANVHMVQQTRGLERSKDLKDPVKKSAAPINLDIEMETGTGKTYVYIKTIMELHKRYGWSKYIVVVPSIAIREGVKKSFDITAEHFQQFYGTKPRTFIYNSSRLHEVERFSSDSGVQVMIINIQAFNATGKDARRIYEVLDDFQSRKPIDVIAANRPILIIDEPQKIEGDAKKPSKSLEALGLFNALFALRYSATHKIERTKVHRLDAVEAYNQKLVKKIAVRGITVKHLAGSTAYLYVDGLEVGKGTDFPKARVELEVQTAHGIKRQVKRLNQGMNLHDISGGIEAYKGLFIRDVDANRDIIELSNGEIIGAGEVTQDVAEDQKRRIQIREVIRAHLDKERELFAQGIKTLSLFFIDEVAKYRDYDREDTLGEYAHVFEEEYETVLADYLGQLDLEEAAERYRKHVAAIPVRATHEGYFSIDKKTGRSIDGKIAARGDFAGQSDDADAYDLILKDKERLLSFEEPVRFIWSHSALREGWDNPNVFVLGILKKSDNTTTRRQEIGRGLRLSVDQHGERMDNPVTVHDINELTVVTDESYTDFVTALQKEIIESLSARPRKASVDYFTGKRITLADGSPTVLEQSFAQALYNHLIRSNYIDDDGLVTQEYKDARADGTLAAPTAEVLKPVIDFVWPLVDALYLDVPKPTDGRKPKKIPFNEANFKKREFQELWGRINHKAVYQVEFDSEELIKNCIRTLDKSLNVTVMQYLVEAGKQVVDLEVEHLEAGTGFKVSETKVEHSAVSAASIVKYDLLGEIAEKTQLTRRTCAAILTGINPGTFTKFKQNPEQFITEASRLINEQKATVIVEHLSYNPLDNRYDSSIFTENQTAQDLSKAGDKLKKSVYEYVITDSKVERSFVEKLDVSDEVVVYSKVPRGFFIPTPVGDYNPDWAIAFRDDTTKIRHVYFVAETKGSMSTLQLKGVEEAKIECARKFFASLNGKVERDGVKYDVVDSYDSLLQIVTA, from the coding sequence ATGAAGCTCCAGTTCAAGGTTCAGCCCTATCAGACCGAGGCTGTCGATGCAGTGGTCGACGTCTTCACCGGGCAACCGTACGCCGACGGGGTGAAATATCGCATCGACCCCGGCACTGACGCTGCGCAGACCTTGCTGGAGGACGCCGGCCTGCGCAACGCAGAGATTGTGCTGACTCCGCCGCAGATCCTGGCGAACGTGCATATGGTGCAGCAGACACGCGGTCTGGAGCGCTCGAAGGACCTTAAGGACCCGGTCAAGAAGTCAGCGGCCCCGATCAACCTCGACATCGAGATGGAAACCGGTACGGGCAAGACCTACGTGTACATTAAGACGATCATGGAACTGCACAAGCGGTACGGATGGTCGAAATACATTGTGGTCGTGCCGTCCATCGCGATCCGCGAGGGTGTGAAGAAGTCATTCGACATCACCGCCGAGCACTTTCAGCAGTTCTACGGCACCAAGCCGCGCACGTTCATCTACAACTCATCGCGTCTGCACGAGGTGGAGCGGTTCTCCTCCGACTCGGGCGTGCAGGTGATGATTATCAACATCCAGGCGTTCAACGCCACCGGCAAGGACGCTCGCCGTATCTACGAGGTACTCGACGACTTCCAGTCCCGCAAGCCGATCGACGTCATCGCGGCGAACCGGCCGATCCTCATCATCGACGAGCCCCAGAAGATCGAGGGCGACGCGAAGAAGCCGTCCAAGTCGCTGGAGGCACTCGGGTTGTTCAACGCCCTGTTCGCGCTGCGCTATTCGGCGACTCACAAGATCGAGCGCACCAAGGTGCACCGGCTGGACGCGGTCGAGGCCTACAACCAGAAGCTCGTGAAGAAGATCGCGGTGCGCGGCATCACGGTCAAGCACCTGGCCGGCAGCACCGCCTACCTCTACGTGGACGGGCTGGAAGTCGGTAAGGGCACGGACTTCCCGAAGGCTCGCGTCGAGCTGGAGGTGCAGACCGCCCACGGCATCAAGCGGCAGGTTAAGCGACTAAACCAAGGCATGAACCTGCACGACATCTCCGGCGGCATCGAGGCGTACAAGGGTCTCTTCATACGGGACGTCGACGCGAACCGCGACATCATCGAGCTGAGCAACGGCGAGATCATCGGCGCTGGCGAGGTGACCCAGGACGTTGCCGAGGACCAGAAGCGTCGCATCCAGATCCGCGAGGTCATCCGCGCCCACCTCGACAAGGAGCGGGAGCTGTTCGCGCAGGGCATCAAGACACTGTCGCTGTTCTTCATCGACGAGGTCGCCAAATACCGCGACTACGACCGCGAGGACACCCTCGGGGAGTACGCCCACGTGTTCGAGGAGGAGTACGAGACGGTCCTCGCCGACTACCTCGGCCAGCTCGACCTCGAAGAGGCCGCCGAGCGGTACCGTAAGCACGTCGCTGCGATTCCGGTACGGGCGACACACGAGGGCTACTTCTCGATCGACAAGAAGACCGGCCGCTCCATCGACGGCAAGATCGCCGCGCGGGGCGACTTCGCAGGCCAGTCGGACGATGCTGACGCCTACGATCTGATCCTCAAGGACAAGGAGCGGCTGCTGTCGTTCGAGGAGCCCGTGCGGTTCATTTGGTCGCACTCGGCGCTGCGCGAGGGCTGGGACAACCCGAACGTGTTTGTCCTGGGCATACTCAAGAAGAGCGACAACACCACCACGCGGCGACAGGAGATCGGCCGTGGCCTGCGCCTGTCGGTCGACCAGCACGGCGAACGGATGGACAACCCCGTCACCGTCCATGACATCAATGAGCTGACCGTTGTGACCGACGAGTCGTACACCGACTTCGTCACCGCTCTCCAGAAGGAGATCATCGAGTCGCTGTCGGCCCGCCCGCGCAAGGCGAGCGTTGACTATTTCACCGGCAAGCGAATCACGCTCGCCGACGGGTCGCCAACCGTGCTGGAGCAGTCTTTCGCCCAGGCCCTCTACAACCACCTCATCCGCAGCAACTACATCGACGACGACGGCTTAGTCACTCAGGAGTACAAGGACGCGCGAGCTGACGGCACCCTCGCCGCGCCTACAGCCGAGGTGCTCAAACCAGTCATCGACTTCGTGTGGCCGCTCGTCGATGCGCTCTACCTCGACGTGCCCAAGCCGACCGACGGCCGCAAGCCGAAGAAGATCCCTTTCAACGAGGCGAACTTCAAGAAGCGCGAGTTCCAGGAGTTGTGGGGCCGCATCAACCACAAGGCCGTTTACCAGGTTGAATTCGACTCCGAAGAGTTGATCAAGAACTGCATCCGTACGCTTGACAAGTCTCTCAACGTGACGGTGATGCAGTACCTCGTCGAGGCCGGCAAGCAGGTCGTCGACCTCGAGGTCGAACACCTCGAAGCCGGAACCGGTTTCAAGGTGTCGGAGACGAAGGTTGAGCACTCGGCCGTCTCGGCGGCCTCTATCGTCAAGTACGATTTGCTCGGCGAGATCGCGGAGAAGACCCAGCTCACCCGCCGGACCTGCGCGGCAATCCTTACGGGCATCAACCCCGGCACGTTCACGAAGTTCAAGCAGAACCCCGAGCAGTTCATCACCGAGGCTTCCCGGCTCATCAATGAGCAGAAGGCTACGGTGATTGTCGAGCACCTCAGTTACAACCCGCTCGACAACCGATACGACTCCTCAATCTTCACCGAGAACCAGACCGCTCAGGACCTGTCGAAGGCGGGCGACAAGCTGAAGAAGAGCGTCTACGAGTACGTCATCACGGACTCAAAGGTCGAACGGTCGTTCGTCGAGAAGCTCGACGTCAGCGACGAGGTCGTCGTCTACTCGAAGGTACCCCGCGGCTTCTTCATCCCAACTCCGGTTGGTGACTACAACCCCGACTGGGCCATCGCCTTTCGTGACGACACCACCAAGATTAGGCACGTCTACTTCGTCGCCGAGACAAAGGGATCGATGTCCACCCTGCAACTCAAGGGCGTGGAGGAGGCAAAGATCGAGTGCGCACGCAAGTTCTTCGCATCGCTCAACGGCAAGGTCGAGCGCGACGGCGTGAAGTACGACGTCGTTGACAGTTACGACTCGCTGCTCCAGATTGTGACGGCGTGA